The genomic segment ATACCAGATAAGTTTAATAATGAGCTTATAAAAGCTTGTGTTGTTTTAAAAGATAAAGAAGAAATGACTAAGGATGATGTTGTACAGTATTGTTTAAGTGGGTTAGCGAAATTTAAAGTCCCTGGCATTGTTCAGTTTTATTCATATTTGCCAAAAACTTGTACTGGAAAAGTAAGAAAAAATATACTTAGAAGTGATCATTTAAAAGAAAATTTAAAATAAGGATGTTTTGATGGCTGAAGAAAAATTTAATGTGATTATAGTTGGTGGAGGAATAGCTGGGTGTATTGCTGGTTATTTATTAGCAAAAGATGGTCTTGAGGTATTGATAATAGAAAGAGGCAATACTATTGGGGCTAAAAATACAAGTGGAGGTAGGATTTATGCACATAGTATAGAACCCATATTTCCAGATTTTGGTAATATAGCTCCTATTGAAAGATTGATTACTCATGAAAAATTGTCTTTTATGAGTGAAGATGAAAATTTAACAATGGATTATACTTTAAAACCAACAGAAAATAAAATGGAACTTTCATATTCTGTATTAAGGGTAAAATTTGATGCATGGTTGGGAGAACAAGCTGAAAATGCAGGAGCAAGTATAATAACTGGTATCAGGGTAGATGATTTAATTCAAAGAGATAATAAAATTTGCGGTGTTATTGCTGGAGGCGAAGAGATGGAGGCCGATGTTGTAATTCTAGCAGATGGCGCAAACTCAACACTTTGCTCTAAATATGGGTTGGGATATGAGTTAAATCCGCATACATGTGCCGTTGGGGTAAAAGAAATTATAGAACTAGGAAAAGATAGAATTGAAGATATTTTTAATGTAAATGAAAATGAGGGCGCTGCTTGGTTATTTGCTGGAAGTCCTTCTGCTGGACATATGGGAGGTGGTTTTTTATATACGAATAAAACTTCTATATCTTTGGGTGTTGTTTTTGGGTTGCATAATTCTCATAATTCAAATGTAACCGTTCCTGAAATGCTTGAAAATTTTAAAAATCATCCATCTGTAAAACCTTTGATTAAAAACGGCAAAACGACAGAATATTCAGCTCACATAGTCCCAGAGGGAGGTTTGGGTGCTATTAAAAAAATATCAGATAATGGTGTTTTGGTTGTTGGTGATTGTGCCGGACTTTGTTTGAATGTTGGATACTCAGTGCGCGGTATGGATTTGGCTGTTGAAAGTGCAGTTTGTGCTGCCAAAGCTATTGTGAAAGCAAAACAGAATAATGATTTTAGTATCGCTTCTTTATCTGAGTATAAGAAAAAACTCAATGATAGTTTTGTTATGAATGATTTAGCACTGTATAAAAATTTACCAAATGTTTTAAATAATAATAGAATATTTAATGAATATCCAAAAATGGTTAATGGGATAATGAGAGATTTGTTTGTTGTAAACGGAGACAGTAAGCCGTTAAGGAATAAAATTTTACCTAGATTAAAAGAAGTTGGTTATTTGAATATAGTGAAAGATATGATTAATGGAGTAAAATCGATATGAAAAATGTAGATTTAAATGTAGATGCAAAATTAAGTATTAATAAGTTTTTTGTAGATGAGTCAAATGCCCATATAGAATTGATAAGAGATATCAGCGAAGAAGAATTTACAAAGCTTGAAGTTGCTTGTCCTGCAGCTTTGTATAAAAGAGATGAGAATGGAGCGTTTCATTTTGATTATGCTGGGTGTTTGGAGTGTGGAACATGTAGAGTTTTGTGCGGGTCTACTATTTTGAAAAAATGGGAATATCCTAATGGTACTTTTGGTGTTGAATATAGATTTGGATAAAAATTATTTTTTAAGGAGAAAAAAATGAAAAAAAGTTTGATTGCAATGTTTGCACTTTCATCTTTTGCTGTAGCTGATAGTTCTTCACTTGAAGAGGCTTTTAAAAATGGTAAAACAAGTGGCGATGTTTCTGTTTATTATGAGAGTCGTCATATTGACAAAGGTGAAAAGAGCACATATTATCAAAATACTGCTTGGGCGGTTGGAAGTATAGGCATAAACTATGAAACAGATTATTATAAAAACTTTAAATTTGTAGCAGGATTTAGGGCTGCTCTCCCGGTTTATGAAAAGGATAAAAATACAAAAACATTTCATGGTATTGGTGATTCTACTGAGAGGGTTTCTGAGAATTATAGATATAATCTATCAAATTTATATCTTGAATATAATGCAAACGATACAGTTATAAAGATAGGTCGCCAAAACATATACTCTGATTGGGTTACTCAAATAAACGATGGGGTTACAATAGTAAATAACTCTATAAAAAATCTGACATTAGATGCATTATGGACACGCGCAAGAGGTAAAGTTAAAATAAATGAAATGACTCAAGTGGAAAAATTTAATGATACTAGAGGCCTTTTTGGTGCCGGTGCAACATATAGCTTTGAAAATGGTTTATCATTTAGGGCTTATGGAGAACATGCTGATAACGTTCTTTCTGTATTTGGTGGAAAAATTATGTATGATGGCAAGCTAAATGAAAATGTTGGATTTGGTGGTAAACTTCATTATGCTAAAATGGATGAAAAAATTAAAGATATTAAAGATGGTGAAGTGTTCGAAAGTGTAGCCTATGTAAGCTATAATGACACTAAACTTACATTAGGATATGTGGCAGCCGGCAAGGATAACGGTTGGGGTTCAAGCTTTAAAGGTGGAATGTATGTAGGTGATACTATTGTTCAGTTTGAAGAGGGTGATGTGATGTATACAAATGATGCCAAGACTATTTACGCAATGCTATCAACTAATATACAAAAATTATCTGTCTCTGGTATAATAGGAACAACTAATTATGTTGCTGGTAAAGACAACAAAAAATATAAGCAAAGTGAATTTAGTGCTTGGTTGAGCTATCCTTTGACAGAAAGCTTATCTGCTTCTTTGAAATTTGATAAAACATTTGGTGATTATCAAGACACTCCTACTTATGCGCAAACTAGCGCTGGATTGACTTATAAATTTTAATATATAATTTGTAAAACCAAATCTAAAGTAGATTTGGTTTTACTTTAAAATGTATCTTGTTAAAATTTATTAAGAAAAATTTTAATACAATTTCTATTTTTATATAAAAATTTTTAAAGCGGAGGTGTAATTCTTAGTGACTACAAAAAAAAGAAGTGAAATAAAAAGAAATAGAATGATGCATTATTTCATAAATGCTGCCAATCAAATTATACAAAAAGATGGTATAAATTCTGTAAATATAAGAAATACTGCACATTTGGCTGGATACTCTAGTGCAACACTATATAATTATTTTGATAATTTAACACATTTAGTTTTTTTGGCTACATTTAATCAATTAGAAGAATATAATCAAGCTATGTATCATTGTATACTTAATTCTAAAAATTCAATTGAAGTTTATATGAATGTTTGTAAGTGTTTTTGTGAGTACTCTTATGAAAAACCTGAAATTTATGAAATGTTGTTTTTTTCACATAACGATGATAAATTTAATAATTACATAAAAGAATACTATACTTTATTTCCAGATAAAAACAAAAATAAAATACCAGATTTTTTAAATAGAATGCTTAATTCAAACAATTTGCATAGTAGAAGCTTATCAATGCTAGAAAATTGCATAAAAGATGGTTTTATAAATAAAGAAGAAGTGAGTGATTTTAATGATATTTGCTTGAGATTTAACAAAACAATACTGCAAGATGTTAAAGAAAAGATATTGTCAAAAAAAGAAGCTACAAATATAACATTAAGATATTATTATAAGTTATTTCGTTTTTATATAAAACAAGAGTATGCTCATCTTTTGGATGAATGCTATTATAATATAAATTTATAAGTTTGTATGTATGAAAACAAAGCAAATTGGAGCATTGTAAAATAAAATATTGCAATTAAAATGCAATATTAAAAAGTTACTTATGTAAAAATAATTTTATTTATTGGATAATTATTTATAGTTTTTTGTATTACTTTTTATTAAAACATAGTTTAATTTATATATATAGATATGTTTTTAAAATTTATAATTTCTTAAATTTGCTTGACAAAAAAGTAACAATTATTATACAATTTTAACGACTAAAATTATTTAATAATAATTTACTTTTAGTTATATAAAAATTAAAAATATATTTGAATATTTTAAAGGAGAAAAAATGAAAAAAAGTTTGATTGCTATGCTTGCACTTTCATCTTTTGCTATAGCTGAGAGTTCTTCAATTGAAGAGGCTTTTAAAAATGGTAAAATGAGCGGTGATGTTTCTGTTTATTATGAAAGTCGACATGCTAATAAAGTTGAAAAGCGTAAATATTACCAAAATACCGCTTGGGCAGTTGGGAACATAGGCATAAATTACGAAACAGATTATTATAAAAACTTTAAATTGGTAGGTGGTTTGAGAGCTTCGCTTCCTGCTTATGAGAAAGATAAAAATATAAAAACCGATCATGGGACAGGTGACTCTACTGAGAGATTTTATGAAGATTATAAATACAATCTATCAAAATTATATCTTGAATACAATGCAAATGATACTGTCATTAAATTAGGTCGTCAAGATATATACTCTGACTGGATTACAAAAGTAATGGACGGAGCTACTATAGTAAATAACTCTATAGAAAATCTAACATTAGATGCACTATGGGCTCGTGCAAGAGGTAGTGTTAGGATCAACGAAATGACTAAGATCAAAAGAGTTAATGGTGGTAGAGGCCTTTTTGGTGTCGGTGCAACTTATAGCTTTGAAAATGGTTTGGCATTCAGGGCTTATGAAAATTATATGGATAATGCTCTTTCTGTATTTGGTGGAAAAATTATGTATGATGGCAAGCTAAATGAAAATGTTGGATTTGGTGGTAAGCTTCACTATGCCAAAATAGATGAAAAAGGTAGATATTTAGATCAAGACAAAAGAGTTGGTGTTTACAAAGATGGCGATGGCGATGTATTTGAAGGTATTGCATATGTAAGCTATAATGATACTAAGTTTACTTTAGGATATGTTGCAGCTGATAAACAAAGTGGTTGGGGAACTCTAAAAGGTCAAAATTATGTAGGCGATACCATCGTCCAATTTGAAGAGGGTGATGCAATGTATACGAATGATGCTAAAACAGTTTATGCAATGCTATCAACAAATATACAAAAACTATCTGTTGCAGGTATAATAGGAACAACTAATTATGTTGCTATGAAAGATAATAAAAATAAAAAATACAAACAAAGCGAATTTAGTGCTTGGTTAGGCTATCCTTTAACAGAAAGCTTATCAGCTTCTTTGAAATTTGATAAAACATTTGGTGATTATGAAAATATACCTACTATGACACAAGTTAGTGCCGGATTAACTTATAAATTTTAATTTATAAAACACAAGACTGATTTTATTTTATAATAATTTCAGTCTTTTTTCTTTTTTAAAATTGTGATTTTTTTATATGAATGCTATAATAATGTTATTTAATTATTAAATAAATTTGGAGGCATTTGTGATATACGAAGATGAAT from the Campylobacter pinnipediorum subsp. pinnipediorum genome contains:
- a CDS encoding FAD-dependent oxidoreductase; its protein translation is MAEEKFNVIIVGGGIAGCIAGYLLAKDGLEVLIIERGNTIGAKNTSGGRIYAHSIEPIFPDFGNIAPIERLITHEKLSFMSEDENLTMDYTLKPTENKMELSYSVLRVKFDAWLGEQAENAGASIITGIRVDDLIQRDNKICGVIAGGEEMEADVVILADGANSTLCSKYGLGYELNPHTCAVGVKEIIELGKDRIEDIFNVNENEGAAWLFAGSPSAGHMGGGFLYTNKTSISLGVVFGLHNSHNSNVTVPEMLENFKNHPSVKPLIKNGKTTEYSAHIVPEGGLGAIKKISDNGVLVVGDCAGLCLNVGYSVRGMDLAVESAVCAAKAIVKAKQNNDFSIASLSEYKKKLNDSFVMNDLALYKNLPNVLNNNRIFNEYPKMVNGIMRDLFVVNGDSKPLRNKILPRLKEVGYLNIVKDMINGVKSI
- a CDS encoding ferredoxin family protein — encoded protein: MKNVDLNVDAKLSINKFFVDESNAHIELIRDISEEEFTKLEVACPAALYKRDENGAFHFDYAGCLECGTCRVLCGSTILKKWEYPNGTFGVEYRFG
- a CDS encoding Opr family porin, with product MKKSLIAMFALSSFAVADSSSLEEAFKNGKTSGDVSVYYESRHIDKGEKSTYYQNTAWAVGSIGINYETDYYKNFKFVAGFRAALPVYEKDKNTKTFHGIGDSTERVSENYRYNLSNLYLEYNANDTVIKIGRQNIYSDWVTQINDGVTIVNNSIKNLTLDALWTRARGKVKINEMTQVEKFNDTRGLFGAGATYSFENGLSFRAYGEHADNVLSVFGGKIMYDGKLNENVGFGGKLHYAKMDEKIKDIKDGEVFESVAYVSYNDTKLTLGYVAAGKDNGWGSSFKGGMYVGDTIVQFEEGDVMYTNDAKTIYAMLSTNIQKLSVSGIIGTTNYVAGKDNKKYKQSEFSAWLSYPLTESLSASLKFDKTFGDYQDTPTYAQTSAGLTYKF
- a CDS encoding TetR/AcrR family transcriptional regulator; translation: MTTKKRSEIKRNRMMHYFINAANQIIQKDGINSVNIRNTAHLAGYSSATLYNYFDNLTHLVFLATFNQLEEYNQAMYHCILNSKNSIEVYMNVCKCFCEYSYEKPEIYEMLFFSHNDDKFNNYIKEYYTLFPDKNKNKIPDFLNRMLNSNNLHSRSLSMLENCIKDGFINKEEVSDFNDICLRFNKTILQDVKEKILSKKEATNITLRYYYKLFRFYIKQEYAHLLDECYYNINL
- a CDS encoding Opr family porin, translating into MKKSLIAMLALSSFAIAESSSIEEAFKNGKMSGDVSVYYESRHANKVEKRKYYQNTAWAVGNIGINYETDYYKNFKLVGGLRASLPAYEKDKNIKTDHGTGDSTERFYEDYKYNLSKLYLEYNANDTVIKLGRQDIYSDWITKVMDGATIVNNSIENLTLDALWARARGSVRINEMTKIKRVNGGRGLFGVGATYSFENGLAFRAYENYMDNALSVFGGKIMYDGKLNENVGFGGKLHYAKIDEKGRYLDQDKRVGVYKDGDGDVFEGIAYVSYNDTKFTLGYVAADKQSGWGTLKGQNYVGDTIVQFEEGDAMYTNDAKTVYAMLSTNIQKLSVAGIIGTTNYVAMKDNKNKKYKQSEFSAWLGYPLTESLSASLKFDKTFGDYENIPTMTQVSAGLTYKF